One window from the genome of Haloprofundus halobius encodes:
- a CDS encoding substrate-binding domain-containing protein translates to MKIQRRRFVQAAGVGAILGLSGCSSQRPSENADNSSGGNQSGGGQSDDGRSDGNGGNGQQQLTLATTTSTYDTGLLDELNPMFEAQFDARIKTIPQGTGAAIETGATGDADVILVHARGAEDEFLQQGHGVNRRDVMFNDFVIVGPEDDPAGIEGLQSATEAFSTIADAESTFVSRGDDSGTNKKELLVWEAAGVEPGGQWYRAVGKGMGDTLNQASQSSGYTIADRGTYLSMEDEVDLVIHVQGPLQDGPVILKNPYGVIPVNPAQHDNVNYELAMAYVGFLTSPEGQEAIDGYTANDSQLFFPNALSEEPQFGQYVPQGYSAEGSQSLSRRDKQYLYWVDRQVPADYQIDSPPHQP, encoded by the coding sequence ATGAAGATACAACGACGGCGCTTCGTTCAGGCCGCCGGCGTCGGGGCCATTCTCGGCCTGAGCGGATGCTCCAGCCAGCGTCCGTCGGAGAACGCCGACAACAGTTCTGGGGGGAACCAAAGCGGCGGCGGGCAAAGCGACGATGGGCGGAGCGACGGAAACGGTGGTAATGGCCAGCAACAACTCACGTTGGCGACGACGACGAGCACGTACGACACCGGGCTACTCGACGAACTGAACCCGATGTTCGAAGCGCAGTTCGACGCCCGGATCAAAACCATCCCGCAGGGGACCGGCGCGGCCATCGAGACGGGGGCGACCGGCGACGCCGACGTGATTCTCGTCCACGCGCGCGGCGCGGAGGACGAGTTCCTCCAGCAGGGCCACGGCGTCAACCGCCGGGACGTGATGTTCAACGACTTCGTCATCGTCGGCCCCGAGGACGACCCGGCGGGTATCGAGGGACTGCAGAGCGCGACGGAGGCGTTCTCGACCATCGCCGACGCGGAGTCGACGTTCGTCTCCCGCGGCGACGACTCGGGGACGAACAAGAAGGAACTGCTCGTCTGGGAGGCGGCGGGCGTCGAACCCGGCGGGCAGTGGTACCGCGCCGTCGGGAAGGGGATGGGCGACACGCTCAACCAGGCGAGTCAGTCGAGCGGGTACACCATCGCCGACCGGGGGACGTACCTCTCGATGGAAGACGAGGTCGACCTCGTCATCCACGTGCAGGGGCCGCTGCAGGACGGCCCGGTCATCCTGAAGAACCCGTACGGCGTCATCCCGGTCAACCCCGCCCAGCACGACAACGTCAACTACGAACTGGCGATGGCGTACGTCGGCTTCCTCACGAGTCCCGAAGGACAGGAGGCCATCGACGGCTATACCGCCAACGACTCGCAACTGTTCTTCCCGAACGCGCTCTCGGAGGAACCGCAGTTCGGCCAGTACGTCCCGCAGGGGTACAGCGCCGAGGGGAGCCAGTCGCTCTCGCGGCGCGACAAGCAGTACCTCTACTGGGTCGACCGACAGGTCCCGGCAGACTATCAAATCGACTCTCCACCACATCAACCGTGA
- a CDS encoding ATP-binding cassette domain-containing protein, producing the protein MSARNAATDRLRLRLVADGVSHGFDGESVLEDVSLTVEPGEVLAIVGPSGTGKTTLLRLLALFSRPDDGRIALDDVGSDSATDAADPAGGGLVADARADGRGESSARDAWSLSDEERLRLRRRIGLVAQDRSLFSASVAYNAAYGLAVRRSRASRLRSSLLRTVGVWSPPKAALDALETVGMVEMVDKHAESLSSGEAQRVGVARALAVDPDVLLLDEPTSNLDPRNTAVIENAMGEAKERGIGVALATHDMAQAQRVADKTAVVLEGTCIEHGPTERVFESPRDDRARQFVAGELVY; encoded by the coding sequence GTGAGCGCGAGGAACGCGGCGACCGACCGCCTCCGCCTCCGCCTCGTCGCCGACGGTGTCTCGCACGGCTTCGACGGCGAGTCCGTCCTCGAAGACGTCTCGCTCACCGTCGAACCCGGCGAGGTGCTGGCCATCGTCGGCCCCTCGGGAACCGGAAAGACGACGCTGCTGCGACTGCTGGCGCTGTTCTCGCGGCCCGACGACGGTCGAATCGCGCTCGACGATGTCGGTAGCGACTCCGCCACCGACGCTGCCGACCCGGCGGGCGGCGGCCTCGTCGCGGACGCGCGGGCGGACGGCCGGGGCGAATCCAGCGCTCGCGACGCGTGGTCGCTGTCGGACGAGGAGCGACTCCGCCTCCGCCGACGCATCGGCCTCGTCGCGCAGGACCGCTCGCTGTTCTCGGCGTCGGTCGCGTACAACGCCGCCTACGGACTCGCGGTCAGACGCTCCCGGGCGAGTCGTCTCCGCAGTTCACTCCTGCGAACTGTCGGCGTCTGGTCGCCTCCGAAAGCGGCGCTCGACGCCCTCGAAACCGTCGGAATGGTCGAGATGGTCGACAAACACGCCGAGTCGCTGTCGTCGGGCGAAGCCCAGCGCGTCGGCGTCGCGCGGGCGCTCGCCGTCGACCCCGACGTGCTCCTACTCGACGAACCGACCTCGAACCTCGACCCGCGAAACACCGCCGTCATCGAGAATGCCATGGGCGAGGCCAAAGAGCGCGGTATCGGCGTCGCACTCGCCACTCACGACATGGCGCAGGCGCAGCGAGTCGCCGACAAGACGGCCGTCGTTCTCGAGGGGACGTGTATCGAGCACGGTCCTACCGAGCGCGTGTTCGAGTCGCCGCGCGACGACCGCGCCCGGCAGTTCGTCGCCGGCGAACTCGTCTACTGA
- a CDS encoding potassium channel family protein, with translation MRFVIVGYGRVGSRTARILKEEGHEVVLVENDRDKVERARKAGFEVVEGDGSNESVLQRAGLDDAVAVGGITGDLNTNYAVCMVAKEHGCRTVLRIDADYREEIYKEYAEDVDEIIYPERLGAAGAKTALLGGNFNAIGELTENLQLSAVTIPEGSPVVGKRVSEIKLPPTARIYAHGDDREAMTIPLPQTTVEAGDRVALIVEQESLEDVRRRLLGDAAATNE, from the coding sequence ATGCGATTCGTTATCGTTGGGTACGGCCGGGTCGGCTCTCGAACCGCGCGCATCCTCAAGGAGGAAGGTCACGAAGTGGTTCTCGTCGAGAACGATCGTGACAAGGTCGAACGTGCCCGGAAAGCGGGCTTCGAGGTCGTCGAAGGCGACGGGAGCAACGAGTCCGTCTTGCAGCGCGCCGGGCTGGACGACGCCGTCGCCGTCGGGGGCATCACGGGCGATTTGAACACGAACTACGCGGTCTGCATGGTCGCCAAAGAGCACGGCTGTCGGACCGTCCTCCGTATCGACGCCGACTACCGCGAGGAGATCTACAAGGAGTACGCCGAGGACGTCGACGAGATAATCTACCCCGAGCGCCTCGGCGCGGCGGGTGCGAAGACGGCGCTGCTCGGCGGCAACTTCAACGCCATCGGCGAACTCACCGAGAACCTGCAGCTGTCGGCGGTCACCATTCCCGAGGGCTCGCCGGTCGTCGGCAAGCGCGTCAGCGAGATCAAGTTGCCGCCGACGGCTCGCATCTACGCCCACGGCGACGACCGGGAGGCGATGACGATTCCGCTCCCGCAGACGACCGTGGAGGCGGGCGACAGAGTCGCGCTCATCGTCGAGCAGGAGTCGCTCGAAGACGTTCGGCGGCGGCTACTCGGCGACGCGGCGGCGACGAACGAGTAG
- a CDS encoding putative sulfate/molybdate transporter, translating into MALADVRNGRALRFDVGEFTGALGDSVTVLPIVVALGALTPMSLSHVLVAFGLFQVVWGLVYGLPLSVEPMKALAALAIAGAMSYGELVAAGLVAGAVLLLAGQTSAISSVERYVGEPVVRGVQLAVALLLAQTGVELGLGDLALAALAVALTLGVAAAGRPRAATLVVLGVGAVLAAAATGIPTPSMPAFDVFPAGAPALTLGAVEGATAQLAMTVGNAAVATSLLCSGLFDADVSADDLSTSMGAMTLLSVPFGGLPMCHGSGGLAGKYAFGARTGGANVVLGVLYVVAALFASVVLAFPMALLGVLLVLVAAQLGQSALQTESLVLTVLVGVVGVATNVGLAFVVGVVLWLGASTFDAAGTADR; encoded by the coding sequence ATGGCACTTGCGGACGTTCGGAACGGTCGAGCACTTCGGTTCGATGTCGGAGAGTTCACCGGCGCGCTCGGAGATTCGGTTACGGTCCTGCCTATCGTCGTCGCACTCGGCGCGCTGACGCCGATGTCTCTTTCGCACGTTCTCGTCGCCTTCGGGCTGTTTCAGGTCGTCTGGGGTCTCGTCTACGGCTTGCCGCTGTCTGTCGAACCGATGAAGGCGCTCGCAGCGCTCGCCATCGCGGGGGCGATGAGCTACGGCGAACTCGTCGCCGCCGGCCTCGTCGCGGGCGCGGTACTCCTCCTCGCGGGTCAGACGAGCGCCATCTCGTCGGTCGAACGCTACGTCGGCGAACCGGTGGTTCGCGGCGTCCAGCTCGCCGTCGCGCTTCTCTTGGCACAGACCGGCGTCGAACTCGGCCTCGGCGATCTCGCGCTCGCGGCGCTGGCGGTGGCGCTCACGCTCGGCGTCGCCGCGGCGGGCCGACCGCGGGCGGCGACGCTCGTCGTTCTCGGCGTCGGCGCCGTGTTGGCGGCCGCGGCGACGGGTATCCCGACCCCGTCAATGCCCGCCTTCGACGTCTTCCCGGCCGGCGCTCCCGCGCTCACGCTCGGCGCGGTGGAGGGCGCGACGGCGCAGTTGGCGATGACCGTCGGCAACGCCGCCGTCGCCACGTCGCTGCTCTGCTCGGGCCTCTTCGACGCCGACGTCTCCGCCGACGACCTCTCGACGAGCATGGGCGCGATGACGCTTCTCTCCGTTCCCTTCGGCGGCCTGCCGATGTGTCACGGCAGCGGCGGCCTCGCCGGAAAGTACGCCTTCGGCGCGCGGACCGGCGGCGCGAACGTCGTTCTCGGCGTCCTCTACGTCGTCGCCGCGCTGTTCGCGAGCGTCGTTCTGGCGTTCCCGATGGCGCTTCTGGGCGTCCTCCTCGTGCTCGTCGCGGCGCAGTTGGGCCAGAGCGCGTTGCAGACGGAGTCGCTCGTACTGACCGTTCTCGTGGGTGTCGTCGGCGTGGCGACAAACGTCGGCCTCGCGTTCGTCGTCGGCGTCGTGTTGTGGCTCGGCGCCTCGACGTTCGACGCGGCGGGGACCGCAGACCGATAA
- a CDS encoding TOBE domain-containing protein produces the protein MDGAFEAYLASDGVTFDDDDAELLRAVDGHGSVSGAAAALGRSRARALSRLETLESAFGSLVERRRGGADGGGSELTDEARELLDRFARLRGALSGTTGAREAVLYGRIASVDGELGVVDTDAGSVRALVVDAEGRSAREVDPGTPVQVSVRADAVTLHAPDDAPPSSATSARNRFDGAVSDLDAGETVATVAVDIGTEAPLFALVTVESVDRLGLAEGANLVASFKATATRATVVDDEK, from the coding sequence ATGGACGGCGCGTTCGAGGCGTATCTCGCATCCGACGGCGTCACGTTCGACGACGACGACGCCGAACTGCTCCGGGCGGTCGACGGTCACGGCTCCGTCAGCGGTGCGGCCGCGGCGCTCGGTCGCTCGCGGGCGCGCGCGCTCTCCCGACTCGAAACGCTCGAATCGGCCTTCGGGTCGCTCGTCGAGCGTCGACGCGGCGGGGCCGACGGCGGCGGGAGCGAACTCACCGACGAGGCTCGAGAACTGCTCGACCGGTTCGCCCGCCTCCGTGGCGCGCTCTCGGGGACCACGGGCGCGCGCGAGGCAGTCCTCTACGGTCGAATCGCCAGCGTCGACGGTGAACTCGGCGTCGTCGACACGGACGCGGGGTCGGTCCGCGCGCTCGTCGTCGACGCCGAGGGGCGGTCGGCCCGGGAGGTCGACCCCGGAACGCCGGTGCAGGTGAGCGTCCGCGCCGACGCCGTGACGCTGCACGCGCCCGACGACGCCCCGCCGTCGTCGGCGACCAGCGCTCGGAACCGCTTCGACGGCGCGGTCTCCGACCTCGACGCCGGAGAGACCGTCGCCACCGTCGCCGTCGACATCGGAACGGAAGCGCCGCTGTTCGCGCTCGTGACCGTCGAGAGCGTCGACCGACTCGGACTCGCCGAGGGGGCGAACCTCGTCGCGTCGTTCAAGGCGACGGCGACGCGGGCGACGGTCGTCGACGACGAAAAATAG
- a CDS encoding dihydrodipicolinate synthase family protein, protein MEGIAPPLATPFTEGGELDEEALRELVGWVEARGVDFLVPCGSNSEAELMSVDERARVVELVVEEASVPVLAGTGHPGLRETKRQTQSAADAGADGALVVTPFYYQHDEAVLEAYYREIADEADVPVYLYSVPVYTDVTLPPEAAGRLADHPNIAGMKDSSGDLAAFGRTRRFVGDEFEFFVGSGSVAAHALDAGADGGVLAVANVAPETCAELYARHREGDAESARRLNADLVELDRAVTALHGVSGLKAAMRARGAPAGYARAPHQPVDDEAREELEALVAEL, encoded by the coding sequence ATGGAAGGAATCGCGCCACCGTTGGCGACACCGTTCACCGAAGGCGGCGAGCTCGACGAGGAGGCGCTCAGAGAACTCGTGGGCTGGGTCGAAGCCCGCGGCGTCGACTTTCTGGTCCCCTGCGGGTCGAACAGCGAAGCCGAACTGATGAGCGTCGACGAGCGCGCCCGCGTCGTCGAACTCGTCGTCGAGGAGGCGTCGGTGCCGGTGCTCGCCGGTACCGGCCACCCGGGTCTGCGCGAGACGAAGCGCCAGACGCAGTCGGCCGCCGACGCGGGTGCCGACGGCGCGCTCGTCGTCACGCCGTTCTACTACCAGCACGACGAGGCGGTGCTCGAAGCGTACTACCGGGAGATCGCCGACGAAGCCGACGTGCCGGTGTATCTCTACAGCGTCCCCGTCTACACCGACGTCACGCTCCCGCCGGAGGCGGCCGGCCGCCTCGCCGACCACCCGAACATCGCGGGGATGAAAGACTCCAGCGGCGACCTCGCCGCGTTCGGACGCACGCGCCGGTTCGTGGGCGACGAGTTCGAGTTCTTCGTCGGCTCGGGTAGCGTGGCCGCCCACGCGCTCGACGCGGGTGCCGACGGCGGCGTCCTCGCGGTGGCGAACGTCGCACCGGAGACGTGCGCCGAACTGTACGCCCGCCACCGCGAGGGCGACGCCGAGAGCGCGCGGAGGTTGAACGCCGACCTGGTCGAACTCGACCGCGCGGTGACGGCGCTTCACGGCGTCTCCGGACTGAAGGCCGCGATGCGCGCCCGCGGTGCACCCGCCGGCTACGCCCGCGCGCCGCACCAGCCGGTGGACGACGAGGCACGCGAGGAACTGGAAGCGCTCGTCGCGGAACTGTAA
- a CDS encoding GNAT family N-acetyltransferase — protein MDDEDGREGYRVRQYEPGDRATVLSLYETVFDRTDPNWFDWRYVDNPYLDETPIAVAETADGELVGARPSVPIPLRAGDERVLAVVQVDPMVHPDHRRQGLFSKMVTHVYDHYASREPQVSIGFPNEAVLGALEKLGERLSLHRGVTREFPVYYRVQNPTALTSLGGDRTSKTLGKLATAATRGYLSLRTGTPDDADVSVRRERDVPAGELATLAASSPLPQAHADRDAEFYAWRYANPRFEYETLLAERGGSPVAAFVVGTQLGLDSTVVHVTDVAPLTGGEAWTDAVDALLARVVADNEDADLLSVFGEAIPDRLLRKYGFVANDEAPLSRVTSANYLVARPLTDETVEEWVVGGQRLSAGERWRFTFCEREIG, from the coding sequence ATGGACGACGAGGACGGCCGAGAGGGCTACCGGGTCAGACAGTACGAACCGGGCGACAGAGCGACTGTGCTATCGCTCTACGAGACGGTGTTCGACCGCACCGACCCGAACTGGTTCGACTGGCGCTACGTCGATAACCCGTATCTCGACGAGACGCCCATCGCCGTCGCCGAGACCGCAGACGGCGAACTCGTGGGCGCGCGCCCGAGCGTCCCGATTCCCCTCCGCGCCGGCGACGAGCGCGTGCTCGCGGTGGTACAGGTCGACCCGATGGTCCACCCCGACCACCGCCGACAGGGGCTGTTTTCGAAGATGGTGACTCACGTGTACGACCACTACGCGAGTCGTGAGCCGCAGGTCTCGATCGGGTTTCCGAACGAGGCCGTGCTCGGTGCACTCGAAAAGTTGGGGGAACGACTCTCGCTGCACCGGGGCGTCACGCGCGAGTTCCCGGTATACTACCGCGTGCAGAACCCGACGGCGCTGACCTCCCTCGGTGGCGACAGGACGTCGAAGACGCTCGGCAAACTCGCGACGGCGGCGACTCGGGGCTATCTCTCGCTGCGGACGGGGACACCGGACGACGCTGACGTGAGCGTTCGCCGCGAGCGGGACGTCCCCGCCGGGGAGTTGGCGACGCTCGCCGCCTCGTCGCCGCTCCCGCAGGCCCACGCCGACAGAGACGCCGAGTTCTACGCCTGGCGGTACGCGAACCCGCGGTTCGAGTACGAGACGCTGCTCGCCGAGCGGGGCGGCAGTCCGGTCGCCGCGTTCGTCGTCGGGACGCAGTTGGGTCTCGATTCGACCGTCGTCCACGTCACCGACGTCGCGCCGCTCACCGGCGGGGAGGCGTGGACCGACGCGGTGGACGCGCTACTCGCGCGCGTCGTCGCCGACAACGAGGACGCCGACCTGCTGTCGGTGTTCGGCGAGGCGATCCCCGACCGACTGCTGCGGAAATACGGCTTCGTCGCCAACGACGAGGCGCCGCTCTCGCGGGTGACGAGTGCGAACTACCTCGTCGCCCGACCGCTCACCGACGAGACGGTCGAGGAGTGGGTCGTCGGTGGACAGCGACTCTCGGCGGGCGAGCGCTGGCGCTTCACGTTCTGCGAGCGCGAAATCGGGTGA
- a CDS encoding metal-dependent hydrolase: MMATTHALIGVVLALVVAPDGGLLPVAAAGLGGLFPDFDLYAGHRKTLHFPVYFSLAAFVAAGVAAFVASPIALAVALFLAAAALHSVMDVAGGGLELKPWEATSERAVYDHFNGRWLAPKRWIRYDGAPEDFLLGAAFGVPALFALSGPAQIAVGVALAVSAVYTLLRKTLVPIAQRLVDATPAELLAYVPERFVEDFR, from the coding sequence ATGATGGCCACCACGCACGCCCTGATCGGGGTCGTGCTCGCGCTCGTCGTCGCCCCCGACGGCGGCCTCCTCCCGGTCGCGGCCGCCGGTCTCGGCGGACTGTTCCCCGACTTCGACCTCTACGCCGGCCACCGGAAGACGCTGCACTTCCCGGTGTACTTCTCGCTCGCGGCGTTCGTCGCCGCCGGCGTCGCGGCATTCGTCGCCTCGCCGATAGCGCTCGCCGTCGCGCTGTTTCTGGCGGCAGCGGCGCTTCACTCGGTGATGGACGTCGCCGGCGGCGGTCTCGAACTCAAACCGTGGGAGGCGACCTCCGAGCGTGCGGTGTACGACCACTTCAACGGTCGATGGCTCGCGCCCAAGCGCTGGATTCGCTACGACGGCGCGCCCGAGGATTTCCTCCTCGGCGCCGCCTTCGGCGTCCCCGCGCTGTTCGCCCTCTCGGGTCCCGCACAGATCGCCGTCGGCGTCGCACTCGCCGTCTCGGCGGTGTACACGCTGCTGCGAAAGACGCTCGTGCCGATAGCCCAACGTCTCGTCGATGCGACACCCGCCGAACTGCTGGCGTACGTCCCCGAACGCTTCGTCGAGGACTTTCGGTAA
- a CDS encoding class I adenylate-forming enzyme family protein, with amino-acid sequence MHSGVFSPAARTGNAARVYDETATARGDALALETEQAQYSHAELSDRSARLAGALHEQGLEPDDRLGLFLSNRAELVLTALGALKAGLPFSPANPQFTPRELAFQLDDSDARALVTEPSLLPKVADALDRLDADPLVILVDDVEGDTAVETDVDTVAFSSLDADPTVVHRDDDDVAMQPYTSGTTGKPKGVLLTHRNLRAQSFIAFERSALRADEERFLSTLPLAHIAGFVNRTWQPLIRGAAVYLRDPSEWDPETAMELIERERITKFGAVTAMYVDIVNHERFGEYDLSSLEEVMEGGDRIPSAVQEQFESTAGVELFEAYGLTETGGGTHVGFGSTFGPRLGTIGQPLRATDCKLVDAEGREVPPGETGELLVRGPHVMKGYYNRPSETEAAFTEHGYFRTGDVARRDADNYYELVDRKSDVIVTAGYTVYPREVENALYEHPDVVDAAVVGVPDERRTETVKAYVVRRQGSTVDSETLREFCLERVAPYKHPRTVEFVEELPRTHNSKVRRVELREGA; translated from the coding sequence ATGCATTCAGGCGTGTTCTCCCCCGCCGCACGCACAGGCAACGCGGCGCGGGTGTACGACGAAACGGCCACCGCTCGCGGCGACGCCCTCGCACTCGAAACCGAGCAGGCACAGTACAGCCACGCCGAACTCAGCGATCGGTCGGCGCGGCTCGCCGGGGCGCTGCACGAACAGGGACTCGAACCCGACGACCGCCTCGGTCTGTTCCTCTCTAACCGCGCGGAGCTCGTCCTCACGGCACTGGGCGCGCTGAAGGCCGGACTCCCGTTCTCCCCGGCGAACCCGCAGTTTACCCCACGCGAACTCGCCTTCCAGTTGGACGACAGCGACGCGCGGGCGCTCGTCACCGAACCGTCGCTGCTCCCGAAGGTCGCCGACGCGCTCGACCGCCTCGACGCCGACCCGCTCGTGATTCTCGTCGACGACGTTGAGGGCGATACTGCCGTCGAGACGGACGTCGACACCGTCGCCTTCTCCTCGCTCGACGCCGACCCCACGGTGGTCCACCGCGACGACGACGACGTGGCGATGCAGCCGTACACGAGCGGGACGACCGGGAAGCCGAAGGGAGTGCTGCTGACGCACCGAAACCTGCGCGCACAGTCGTTCATCGCCTTCGAGCGCTCGGCGCTCCGGGCCGACGAGGAGCGGTTCCTCTCTACCCTTCCATTGGCACACATCGCGGGGTTCGTCAACCGGACGTGGCAACCGCTGATTCGCGGGGCCGCCGTCTACCTCCGCGACCCGAGCGAGTGGGACCCTGAGACGGCGATGGAACTCATCGAGCGCGAGCGCATCACGAAGTTCGGCGCGGTGACCGCGATGTACGTCGACATCGTCAACCACGAGCGGTTCGGCGAGTACGACCTCTCCAGCCTCGAAGAGGTGATGGAGGGCGGCGACCGGATTCCCTCGGCGGTCCAAGAGCAGTTCGAGTCGACGGCGGGCGTCGAACTGTTCGAGGCGTACGGCCTGACCGAGACCGGCGGCGGCACCCACGTCGGCTTCGGGTCGACGTTCGGCCCGCGTCTCGGCACTATCGGCCAACCGCTGCGCGCGACCGACTGTAAACTCGTCGACGCCGAGGGTCGGGAAGTACCGCCGGGCGAGACGGGCGAACTGCTCGTCCGCGGGCCGCACGTGATGAAGGGTTACTACAACCGACCCTCGGAGACCGAGGCGGCGTTCACCGAGCACGGGTACTTCCGCACCGGCGACGTGGCCCGCCGCGACGCCGACAACTACTACGAACTCGTCGACCGCAAATCCGACGTTATCGTCACCGCTGGCTACACGGTGTACCCGCGGGAGGTCGAGAACGCGCTGTACGAACACCCCGACGTCGTCGACGCCGCCGTCGTGGGCGTGCCCGACGAGCGCCGCACCGAGACGGTGAAGGCGTACGTCGTCCGCAGACAGGGGTCGACCGTCGACAGCGAGACGCTCCGCGAGTTCTGTCTCGAACGCGTCGCGCCGTACAAACACCCGCGAACGGTGGAGTTCGTCGAGGAACTGCCCCGGACGCACAACAGCAAGGTTCGGCGGGTAGAGTTGCGGGAAGGAGCGTAG
- a CDS encoding ABC transporter permease, giving the protein MPAFGDLNLNYLVSVTIVSLYVSTVAVGISTLVSLPVAVGVAFGDFPGKRLLTTIINTGMGFPSVVVGLIVLLTLSNAGPLGELELLFTPQAMIISQTILATPVVLSVSISAVESVGGDLRDAAFAAGGTNTDVGLLVLREARYGIVTAVLAGYGRAISEVGSVLIVGGNIVFPPEQTSFTRTLTTAITVEARRGNYETGLALGAVLLVLVLVVNGLGGRIRDGGRA; this is encoded by the coding sequence ATTCCGGCCTTCGGCGACCTGAACCTGAACTACCTCGTCAGCGTCACCATCGTATCGCTGTACGTGAGCACCGTCGCCGTCGGCATCAGCACGCTCGTCAGCCTCCCCGTCGCCGTCGGCGTCGCCTTCGGCGACTTCCCCGGCAAGCGCCTCCTCACGACGATAATCAACACCGGGATGGGCTTTCCGAGCGTCGTCGTCGGCCTCATCGTCCTGCTGACGCTCTCGAACGCCGGTCCCCTCGGCGAACTCGAACTGCTCTTTACGCCGCAGGCGATGATCATCTCGCAGACCATCCTCGCGACGCCCGTCGTCCTCAGCGTCTCCATCTCCGCCGTCGAGAGCGTCGGCGGCGACCTGCGCGACGCCGCGTTCGCCGCGGGCGGAACGAACACCGACGTCGGGCTGCTCGTCCTCCGCGAGGCGCGCTACGGTATCGTCACCGCCGTCCTCGCGGGCTACGGCCGTGCCATCAGCGAGGTCGGCTCCGTGCTCATCGTCGGCGGTAACATCGTCTTCCCGCCCGAACAGACCTCGTTCACCCGGACGCTGACGACCGCCATCACCGTCGAGGCGCGCCGCGGCAACTACGAGACGGGCCTCGCCCTGGGCGCGGTGCTCCTCGTGCTCGTCCTGGTCGTCAACGGACTCGGCGGCCGCATCCGCGACGGAGGGAGAGCGTGA
- a CDS encoding DUF7384 family protein, with amino-acid sequence MTERAEVTDRPEASPARVVADADVFAADLLVGGDARRALDCLREHSWTTLVASDALLDDAEAVIASLSDSKLAADWRERIETLREPTDHAGGDHPALGSAYHGGAMHLLTFDPRLQTAQVGATLRKRVALSVRHPKAFATLFDAESLYREVVGGEYPGADRDPRA; translated from the coding sequence ATGACTGAACGCGCGGAGGTGACCGACCGACCGGAGGCGTCTCCCGCGCGCGTCGTCGCCGACGCCGACGTGTTCGCGGCGGACCTCCTCGTCGGCGGCGACGCCCGACGGGCGCTCGACTGCCTGCGAGAACACTCGTGGACGACGCTCGTCGCGAGCGACGCGCTGTTGGACGACGCGGAGGCGGTCATCGCCTCGCTGTCGGATTCGAAACTCGCTGCCGACTGGCGCGAGCGAATTGAGACGCTGCGCGAACCGACCGACCACGCCGGTGGCGACCACCCCGCGCTGGGGTCGGCGTACCACGGCGGCGCGATGCACCTCCTGACGTTCGATCCGCGCCTGCAGACGGCGCAGGTGGGCGCGACCCTGCGCAAGCGCGTCGCGCTGAGCGTCCGCCACCCGAAGGCGTTCGCGACGCTGTTCGACGCCGAGAGCTTGTATCGAGAAGTCGTCGGCGGGGAGTACCCCGGCGCGGACCGCGACCCTCGCGCGTAG